One region of Chitinophaga varians genomic DNA includes:
- a CDS encoding efflux RND transporter permease subunit, with product MLKKFIDNPVLSTVISIIIVILGVLGLVSLPISQYPEIAPPTVEVTASYQGANADVVMKSVIIPLEEQINGVEHMTYMTSKASNDGSAVITVNFKQGTDPDLAAVNVQNRVAKATGLMPAEVIKTGITTTKKLNSEVYGFLLYSENKSYDENFLDNYFRINILPELKRISGVGDVQVWSDQAYSMRIWLRPDVMASYGLVPDDVVAALAEQNIEAAPGKLGENSKKTFQYVLKYTGRLEKPEQFENIVIRATANGQLLRLKDVADVELGAFNYATDLTSQGYPSSGGAVSQTAGSNAHEVIQQVEKVLEKAKANFPPGMKLAVFINANDFLDASIAKLIQTIFEAFILVFIVVFIFLQDFRSTLIPAIAVPVAIIGTFFFLKIFGFTLNLLTLFALVLAIGIVVDDAIVVVEAVHAKLDQGARSARKATMHAMSEISTAIVSITLIMSAVFVPVTFITGSAGVFYKQFGLTLAVAILISAVNALTLSPALCAILLKPHDKHGHVKKSLLQRFYDAFNAGFNVVTARYIRIVKLLIARKWLALGAIAVFAGILVFLLRTTPTGFVPNEDSGAIYGDIILPPASTLEQTTRIADQVDSIARAMPEVAVTSRLAGMNLISGFGGSYGAMFIALKPWKERTKPGQDINSLVGKLFAQTAGIKGAQIIFFAAPTLQGFGNSSGFEMQLLDRTGGSYKDFGNTVDKFMEALNKRPEIMYAATPFNTNLPQYEVQVDVAHCKEAGVDVGGLLRTLQGYLGGIYASDFNRFGKQYKVMLQTNPRYRAEEADLNKIFVRNNKGEMAPVSAFLTLRKTSGPEFINRFNLYTSAAVTGAPNKGYSSGDAIKAFREVAASTLPRGTDFDFSALTREEISSGSQTLLIFVLCLLFVYFLLSAQYRSYILPFAVLLSLPIGLAGAFAFARLAGLDNNIFLQISLIMLIGLLAKNAILIVEFSIQRRRSGLSLVRAAISGASARLRPILMTSFAFIFGLLPLMLASGVGALSNRSVGTAAVGGMLIGTVFGVFVIPALFVMFQALQERIGGAPYLKLEEQEEELEEMAV from the coding sequence TTATCATCGTGATATTGGGCGTGCTGGGCCTCGTCTCCCTGCCCATCTCACAATATCCTGAAATAGCACCGCCTACGGTGGAAGTGACGGCCAGTTACCAGGGCGCCAACGCAGACGTGGTGATGAAAAGTGTGATCATCCCGCTGGAAGAACAGATCAACGGCGTGGAACATATGACCTATATGACCTCCAAGGCGAGCAACGACGGCTCGGCGGTGATCACGGTCAACTTCAAACAGGGCACAGACCCAGACCTGGCGGCAGTAAACGTGCAGAACAGAGTGGCCAAGGCCACCGGCCTGATGCCGGCGGAAGTCATCAAAACCGGTATCACCACCACGAAAAAACTGAACAGTGAAGTGTACGGCTTCCTGCTTTACAGCGAAAACAAATCGTATGATGAAAACTTCCTGGACAACTATTTCCGTATCAACATCCTCCCCGAACTGAAAAGAATCTCCGGCGTGGGCGACGTACAGGTATGGAGCGACCAGGCTTATTCCATGCGCATCTGGCTCCGCCCCGATGTAATGGCCTCCTATGGCCTGGTGCCCGATGACGTGGTGGCCGCGCTCGCGGAACAGAACATCGAAGCGGCTCCCGGCAAGCTGGGAGAGAACAGTAAAAAAACGTTCCAGTACGTACTGAAATATACCGGTCGCCTTGAAAAACCGGAACAGTTTGAAAACATCGTCATCCGCGCTACGGCCAACGGGCAGCTGCTTCGCCTCAAAGACGTGGCCGATGTGGAGCTGGGCGCTTTCAACTACGCTACTGACCTCACCTCGCAAGGCTACCCTTCTTCCGGCGGCGCCGTGAGCCAGACGGCCGGCTCCAATGCCCACGAGGTGATCCAACAGGTGGAGAAAGTACTGGAAAAAGCAAAAGCCAATTTCCCTCCGGGCATGAAACTGGCTGTTTTCATCAACGCCAACGATTTCCTGGACGCCTCCATCGCCAAGCTGATACAGACCATCTTCGAAGCGTTTATCCTCGTGTTCATCGTGGTGTTTATCTTTCTGCAGGATTTCCGTTCCACGTTGATACCGGCCATCGCAGTGCCGGTGGCTATTATCGGGACTTTCTTCTTTCTTAAGATATTCGGTTTTACGCTTAACCTCCTCACGCTGTTTGCATTGGTGCTGGCTATCGGTATCGTGGTGGACGATGCCATTGTAGTGGTGGAAGCGGTACACGCCAAGCTGGACCAGGGCGCGCGTTCGGCACGCAAAGCCACCATGCATGCCATGAGTGAAATCAGCACCGCCATCGTGTCTATCACGCTTATCATGTCAGCGGTGTTTGTACCGGTGACGTTCATCACTGGTTCTGCGGGCGTATTTTACAAGCAGTTTGGCCTTACGCTGGCAGTGGCCATTCTTATTTCCGCTGTCAACGCGCTGACGCTCAGTCCCGCGCTGTGCGCCATCCTGCTGAAGCCACACGACAAACACGGCCACGTGAAGAAAAGCCTGTTACAGCGTTTTTACGACGCTTTTAACGCTGGTTTTAACGTTGTAACGGCAAGGTATATACGCATTGTGAAATTACTTATCGCACGCAAGTGGCTGGCGCTGGGAGCTATCGCCGTATTCGCCGGCATCCTGGTGTTCCTCCTGAGGACCACGCCCACCGGCTTTGTGCCCAATGAAGATTCCGGCGCCATCTACGGCGATATCATCCTGCCACCGGCATCCACGCTGGAACAAACCACCCGGATAGCTGACCAGGTAGACAGCATCGCGCGGGCCATGCCGGAAGTAGCGGTGACCTCCCGCCTGGCAGGCATGAACCTCATCAGCGGTTTCGGTGGTTCGTACGGCGCCATGTTCATAGCCCTGAAGCCCTGGAAAGAAAGGACTAAACCGGGACAGGATATCAACAGCCTTGTCGGAAAACTGTTTGCGCAAACAGCCGGTATCAAGGGCGCACAGATCATTTTCTTTGCAGCGCCCACGCTGCAGGGCTTTGGTAACAGCAGCGGTTTTGAAATGCAGCTGCTGGACAGGACAGGTGGCAGCTATAAAGACTTCGGCAATACCGTGGATAAATTCATGGAAGCGCTGAACAAACGTCCGGAGATCATGTACGCCGCTACGCCGTTCAATACCAATCTGCCGCAGTACGAAGTACAGGTGGACGTGGCGCATTGCAAGGAAGCCGGTGTGGACGTGGGCGGACTGCTGCGTACCCTCCAGGGATACCTGGGCGGCATCTATGCATCTGACTTCAACCGTTTCGGTAAACAGTATAAAGTCATGCTGCAAACCAATCCCCGCTACCGTGCAGAAGAAGCGGACCTCAACAAAATATTCGTCCGCAACAACAAGGGTGAAATGGCGCCGGTATCTGCTTTCCTGACGTTGCGGAAAACCAGCGGTCCTGAGTTCATCAACCGTTTTAACCTGTATACCTCCGCCGCCGTGACAGGCGCTCCCAATAAAGGCTACAGCTCCGGTGATGCTATTAAGGCATTCCGTGAGGTGGCCGCCAGCACGTTGCCGAGAGGCACGGACTTTGACTTCAGCGCGCTTACCAGGGAGGAAATTTCCAGCGGCAGCCAGACGTTGCTCATCTTCGTACTGTGCCTGTTGTTTGTGTATTTCCTGCTGAGCGCCCAATACAGAAGTTATATCCTGCCTTTCGCCGTGTTGCTGTCATTGCCTATCGGACTGGCCGGTGCGTTTGCCTTTGCCCGTTTGGCCGGATTGGACAACAACATCTTCCTGCAAATCAGTCTTATTATGTTGATAGGGCTGCTGGCCAAAAATGCGATCCTGATAGTGGAGTTCTCCATACAGCGCCGCAGGAGCGGGTTAAGCCTGGTACGCGCTGCCATATCCGGTGCGTCGGCCCGTTTACGGCCTATCCTTATGACGTCATTCGCTTTCATTTTCGGACTGTTGCCCCTGATGCTGGCTTCCGGCGTAGGTGCGCTGAGCAACCGCTCCGTCGGTACGGCAGCTGTCGGCGGTATGCTGATCGGCACTGTGTTCGGCGTGTTTGTAATACCGGCGCTCTTCGTCATGTTCCAGGCATTACAGGAGCGCATCGGTGGCGCCCCTTATCTGAAACTGGAAGAGCAGGAAGAGGAACTGGAAGAAATGGCCGTTTAA